A stretch of the Malus sylvestris chromosome 10, drMalSylv7.2, whole genome shotgun sequence genome encodes the following:
- the LOC126585789 gene encoding WD repeat-containing protein WDS homolog, translating into MEGSPRLGSKGLVKKHEFVRIIIQCLLSIGYEKSASCLELESGISCKSDDFQMLESQISSGNWDGCVDTLNTAQDLTDETRAAALFLVFKQCLLEYLSCGDDKLALAILQKEVSALHVDRSKVHNLARIILSAKEMEQSKTDDIAVCELRKELLQELEKLLPPPITLPENRLEHLVETAVLSQIDSCMYHNLSDAVSLYADHLCGRDQIPTETVQILTEHKNEVWFVQFSNNGKYLASSSSDCTAIIWKVLEDGRVTLNHTLRSHHKPVSFLAWSPDDSKLLTCGNVEVLKLWDVETGTCKHTFGDPGFIVSSCAWFPDSKRLVCGSSDPEKGIYMWDCDGNELKAWRGMRMPKILDLAVTPDGENLISIFSDKEIRILNVGTNAERVISEDHSITSLSISGDCKFFIVNLNSQEIHMWDVAGEWEKPLKYMGHKQSKYVIRSCFGGLNSTFIASGSENSQVYIWNRRNSRPIEVLRGHLMTVNCVSWNLKRPQMLASASDDHTIRIWGSSRPNKIQPQKLC; encoded by the exons ATGGAGGGTTCGCCTAGGCTTGGCTCAAAAGGCCTAGTTAAGAAACATGAGTTTGTAAGGATAATAATTCAATGCCTGCTTTCAATTGGCTATGAGAAGTCTGCTTCATGCTTGGAGTTGGAGTCTGGCATTTCGTGCAAATCCGATGATTTTCAAATGCTGGAATCACAGATATCAAGCGGGAATTGGGATGGTTGTGTTGATACGCTTAATACCGCTCAGGATTTGACAGATGAGACCCGAGCTGCTGCTTTGTTTCTTGTATTCAAACAATGCCTTTTGGAGTATTTGAGTTGCGGGGATGACAAATTGGCTTTGGCCATTTTGCAGAAAGAGGTGTCAGCATTACATGTAGACAGAAGTAAGGTTCACAACCTGGCTCGGATCATCCTTTCCGCAAAGGAAATGGAGCAGAGCAAGACAGACGATATTGCTGTCTGTGAGTTGCGAAAAGAACTATTGCAGGAATTGGAAAAATTGCTTCCTCCACCAATCACGCTGCCTGAGAACAGGTTGGAACATCTGGTTGAAACCGCTGTTTTGTCCCAGATTGATTCATGTATGTATCACAATTTGTCGGATGCAGTTTCACTTTATGCTGACCATTTATGTGGTAGGGACCAGATCCCTACTGAAACTGTTCAG ATTTTGACTGAGCATAAGAATGAAGTGTGGTTTGTACAATTTTCTAATAACGGGAAGTATTTGGCCTCTTCGTCAAGTGATTGCACAGCCATCATATGGAAG GTTTTGGAGGATGGTAGGGTGACATTAAATCATACCCTGCGAAGTCACCACAAACCGGTATCCTTTCTAGCATGGAGCCCTGATGACTCAAAGTTGCTTACATGTGGAAATGTTGAAGTCCTCAAGCTATGGGATGTGGAAACAGGTACATGCAAGCATACATTTGGGGATCCTGGCTTCATTGTCAGCTCATGTGCTTGGTTTCCCGACTCAAAGCGACTTGTGTGTGGCAGTTCCGACCCTGAAAAGGGCATCTACATGTGGGATTGCGATGGCAATGAGTTAAAAGCATGGAGAGGGATGAGGATGCCCAAGATTTTAGATCTTGCTGTGACACCAGATGGGGAAAATCTTATCAGCATTTTCTCTGATAAAGAAATTCGGATTTTAAATGTGGGAACAAATGCTGAACGCGTCATCTCAGAAGACCATTCTATCACATCCCTTTCAATTTCGGGGGACTGCAAGTTCTTTATTGTCAACCTAAATAGCCAGGAGATTCATATGTGGGATGTTGCCGGGGAGTGGGAAAAGCCACTGAAGTACATGGGCCACAAGCAGAGCAAGTATGTGATACGCTCCTGCTTTGGTGGATTGAACAGCACATTTATTGCCAGTGGTAGTGAGAATTCACAG GTATACATTTGGAACCGAAGAAACTCTAGGCCGATAGAGGTTTTGCGTGGGCATTTAATGACCGTGAACTGTGTGAGTTGGAATCTTAAGAGACCGCAGATGCTGGCATCAGCAAGCGACGATCATACCATCCGCATATGGGGGTCTAGCCGACCTAATAAGATTCAACCTCAGAAGCTCTGTTGA
- the LOC126585788 gene encoding uncharacterized protein LOC126585788 produces MKSDLTMAGPSRPLDQTPISPPPSSEHLPCRNVVGLLARREISPRAKHVPRRGWGETSKRKASSSYGPKGEATRDAKRGLLSWVEAESLRHLSAKYCDLVPPPRSTIAAAFSPDGRKLASTHGDHTVKIIDCLTGRCVKVLSGHRRTPWVVRFHPLNPEIIASGSLDHEVRLWDLNTSDCIGSRDFYRPIASIAFHAKGELLAVASGHKLFIWKYNGEPSSPDMVLKTWRSLRAVHFHPQAAPFLLTAEVNDLDSSDSSMSQATSPGYVHYPSPAVFVANADSSERLSLATELPLMSLPFVFVLPCVDDPRIVMQPENGPAGSNSMQVTSASMQFQADANAAEQDTTTISPMETFPSDPTVSNLNAEGNADNSFLNGTRSGICNRTGDAMETDEMPAVGGSQHGSLTNFDSANIRVENTSNHPGFTESGQPYRTFPYRDPAFWELPFLQGWLTGQSQASFPSMLPLNRGGLDNVAQSMGSSSLVSHLSAHNVADVVASLALPGRRSVSGLSGRSDLQHYPRFHFSGPESGDSTALNTQPDENDAQPIISRIQSDIDTLMAAAAAAELPCTVKLRVWSHDIKNPSALLNDERCRLTVPHAVLCSEMGAHFSPCGRFLAACVACMLPHTEADPGLQSPVPQDSGIATSPTRHPISAHQVMYELRIYSLEEATFGLILVSRAIRAAHCLTSIQFSPTSEHILLAYGRRHGSLLKSIVIDGDTTLPIYTVLEVYRVSDMELVRVLPSAEDEVNVACFHPFAGGGLVYGTKEGKLRVLQFDGTHDENFVGPKYFTEENTAVAV; encoded by the exons ATGAAGTCCGATCTTACGATGGCAGGACCTTCGCGGCCGTTGGATCAGACCCCGATTTCTCCCCCTCCGTCCTCCGAGCATCTTCCCTGCAG AAACGTGGTTGGCTTGCTAGCACGAAGGGAGATTTCACCTAGAGCAAAACATGTGCCCAGAAGGGGGTGGGGAGAAACTTCTAAAAGGAAAGCTAGTTCCTCCTATGGGCCTAAGggtgaagcaacaagagatgcAAAACGTGGCCTTCTCTCATG GGTTGAAGCAGAGTCACTGCGGCACTTGTCAGCCAAGTATTGTGATTTAGTGCCTCCTCCAAGGTCTACCATTGCAGCAGCATTCAGCCCCGATGGAAGAAAACTTGCTTCTACACA TGGTGACCACACTGTAAAGATAATTGATTGCCTAACTGGCAGATGCGTAAAGGTTTTGAGCGGCCATAGAAGGACACCTTGGGTG GTTAGGTTTCATCCTCTGAATCCAGAAATAATTGCTAGTGGAAGTTTGGATCATGAAGTTCGCTTATGGGATTTAAACACATCAGATTGTATCGGCTCTCGTGATTTCT ATCGACCTATTGCATCTATTGCTTTTCATGCCAAAGGGGAACTCCTAGCTGTTGCATCAGGACACAAG TTGTTTATATGGAAATACAATGGGGAACCTTCTTCTCCAGACATGGTATTGAAAACATGGCGTTCCCTTCGAGCAGTGCATTTTCACCCCCAAGCTGCTCCATTCCTCTTAACTGCTGAG GTCAATGATCTTGACTCTTCAGATTCCTCAATGTCTCAAGCAACATCTCCCGGCTACGTGCATTATCCATCTCCTGCTGTTTTTGTGGCAAACGCTGATTCTAGTGAACGTCTTAGTTTGGCTACTGAACTACCACTTATGTCCTTGCCTTTTGTCTTCGTGCTGCCATGTGTAGATGATCCAAGAATAGTAATGCAGCCTGAAAACGGGCCTGCTGGATCAAATAGCATGCAAGTCACCTCTGCTTCAATGCAGTTTCAAGCAGATGCAAATGCAGCAGAGCAGGATACTACCACAATTTCTCCAATGGAGACATTTCCATCAGATCCAACTGTTTCCAATCTCAACGCTGAAGGCAATGCAGATAATTCTTTCCTTAATGGAACGAGAAGTGGTATTTGTAACCGCACAGGAGATGCAATGGAGACTGATGAGATGCCGGCTGTAGGGGGAAGCCAGCATGGAAGCTTGACTAATTTTGATTCTGCGAATATTAGAGTtgaaaatacttcaaatcaTCCTGGTTTTACTGAATCTGGGCAACCTTATAGGACGTTTCCATATAGAGATCCTGCATTCTGGGAGCTACCTTTTCTCCAAGGGTGGTTAACAGGTCAAAGCCAAGCTAGTTTTCCCTCAATGCTTCCTCTAAATCGTGGTGGGCTTGACAATGTAGCTCAGTCTATGGGTTCTTCTAGTTTGGTGTCGCATCTGTCTGCGCATAATGTGGCGGATGTGGTAGCTTCTTTGGCATTGCCAGGAAGGCGCAGTGTATCTGGGCTTTCTGGAAGATCTGATTTGCAGCATTATCCACGGTTCCACTTCTCTGGACCAGAATCAGGGGATAGTACTGCCTTAAATACCCAACCCGATGAGAATGATGCTCAGCCCATTATTAGTAGAATCCAGTCTGATATTGATACATTAATGGCTGCAGCAGCAGCTGCAGAATTACCATGCACTGTAAAACTAAGAGTATGGTCGCATGATATAAAAAATCCTTCTGCTCTGCTGAATGATGAAAGATGTCGTTTAACTGTTCCCCATGCTGTTCTTTGCAG TGAAATGGGTGCTCATTTCTCCCCTTGTGGGAGATTTTTAGCTGCCTGTGTTGCGTGCATGCTTCCTCATACGGAAGCTGACCCTGGACTACAAAGTCCAGTTCCTCAGGATTCTGGAATTGCAACATCCCCGACTCGCCACCCAATCTCAGCGCACCAAGTTATGTATGAGCTTCGCATATATTCACTTGAGGAAGCCAC ATTTGGTTTGATACTTGTGTCTCGGGCTATTAGAGCAGCACATTGTTTGACTTCAATCCAA TTCTCCCCCACGTCTGAGCACATATTATTGGCTTATGGTCGACGCCATGGTTCTCTTCTTAAAAGTATTGTCATTGATGGGGATACAACCTTACCTATTTACACTGTTCTTGAG